In Clupea harengus chromosome 4, Ch_v2.0.2, whole genome shotgun sequence, the genomic stretch CAGACTGTCTTGACGGCACATGGTTCTTTAATTGGCTACATGAAAGTAGTACACATGAAAAGAATGAAGAACATACATTATACTCTATAATGGAAACATTTTGTCCCATAATCTAATTTTAGAAGTGATTGTATGTCATGTACAAGAGTCTGtactaaatatataaattacATTTAGTAGTCCAAGTGTGACAACATCTTCAGACTCAACACAAAAGTTCTGAGAGAACATTTTGGGTTCTCTGAAAGCCTTTTGATCTGTGCATCAGTTTTGAGATTTAATCAAGTCTCTTCCATAAGACTGGTTTGATTGTTATAAATCACTGCTCAGTATGTGGTCGTGAGCTTCACTGGTGGAAGTGGGAGGACTACAGTGATGAAATCCTGAGTCATGTTGAATTTTATGATCACAATGCGGAGTCATACAACCCAAAAATATCCTTTGAGCACGACTCAAGCCCtgaaactgaatgaatgaataaattatTAGATgaataaaaggaatgtagtattAACTCTAGCCAACACTGGTATAAGTATGCTGTTGttagtgtaatgtgtgtaactATATTAGGTGGCGTCCACACGAATATGGTGAAAACAGAATTTTTGCGAAAATGGAGAGGTTTTGGCCTTTTGTCCACACGACAGCTGAGTTTTCGGGGCCTGAAAACGCATATTTTTGAAAGCAGGTTTCAGAGTGGAGACTTGAAAACGCTTACGTCGCCTTGTGGACAGGTGAAAACTGACGACACAGCCCCAACTTTATCCAATCACCTTTCGTTCTCCCTGAAGGTTGAGCTGTGCCCTTAAatgtcagacacatcatggtTGCCAATTTGTTGTATTTCTACAAGGAGGATGCAATCTGTCGTAAAACATCGGTGGCCAAAgccttttctgtgtttgtttcatatAAAGTGACGCTAAATACTAGCAAATTTAACTGGGTAGGTTCACTTCACTGGAGAAATTCTGTTTGCCCAAACCATGTTTTGCCGATATTGAAAAATAAACGATTTATAGGACTGATCTCGTCTTGTAGAGGCACTGCTTTGGAAGTAATCTTGTTTAGTTGTGCGTGTTCACTCTTTGTTGTGATTACGTGTGGACGCGGATGAACTCTCAAAACGTCATGTGGATGCCAATCTTTTTGAAAACGCAAaggaaaaacattgttttcaaaacactatCGTCGTGTGGACGACCTCTACGTTAAAACCAACATGTTCTTAACACTGTAATAGCCTACAGttttgttgaagtgtgtgtgcttgcttgcgtgcgtgcgtgcgcgcgctgAGACACTTGCCATGCCTGCAGGagatgtgtatttgtctgtttggtAGTGATGCAGGGTAAAGGAAATGAGCTCACAGTTTAAGGTCACAGCTGTAGTGCTTGTGTGGAAAAAAAGGCCAATCAGAAACATTTCACTTTTGGATGGAATAAAAGAATGTGGAGTGAAGAAAGGCTGTCTGTGTCGGAGATGTGGAGAGAAAATAGCGATTCAGCCCGTTTTTGCTGGAATGCAATTAAAACGTTCCCAGAGAGAATGCGGTCACCTTTACAGTCAAAGTCAAGAATGTGAGatggtgtctttttttttttttaaacgccaCTGCTTGAACATAATAATGGTGAAGCCTCTGCACTAGTCAGTCAGCCTCCTAGTTTGGTTGTCCAAATAACCACCAAATGTGCCATGACATAAACTGTTCCCCATGAAGTCTTTCTATTGTACCACATCAGTCAGAggtgtttttaaataaattatctaaattaaattgaaatgaCACTGAAATTCTCTTAACTGAGAGACACCCTGTGTTTCGGCTATAATTGGGTGATCCAGCTATCTCTTTGGCTATTTGTCATTATGcggagggagaaagggacagCTGAAACTGAGGCCGCCCCAGTGGTGACTGTAATGGATGTAGCCTAAATTTAACAGGAGCTCTCTAATTAGCTCACTTACCCTTGGTGACCTCTTCGCCTTCGTGACCCCCAAGGTTAAAGGAACAAGGGGGAGTGGAGTCCTCCTTCACACATGGGCAATTTAAATGAGCTAACAGATGACTTACGTAATTGCAATGTGCATTTCTACTTCTATTGATTACAGGTCGCTTGTCTttgtatttacatacatacatacaatagcCTTTACACTTGGGTAGAGATTATCAATCACTATGTCAATATGTCTATTTTCCACTAGTTGCCGTGGTGGACTTTGATTGATGGGTAAAGGTGGCGttatgcttctacgactgcgttactgCGCAGTTGCTTTGACGGACTCGTTAACATTTATAGTTCTCCGTCGGTTGGTGGGTGTCAAatcaattaaaaaacaaagatggcggaccaaactccgtagatggtcgtatttgtacataaaacttttttttgcttacatttttttaaagttaccgagaaatagacactgcaatgtaaaaaaccctttattgtaactgaaaaatatatctgaggggatttgtgaGGTGTCAGCtgtctaatgttagcatgctactacccacaaggtaaacagcgatgggttggaccaatcacaaCCCTGCGGTCTGCGTGCAGCTTGCGTCGCCTCgtcggatagttaaaaaatttgggaggtgcaaaCAAGCCGCGGCGAGGGGGTCTTGCGTGTCTGCGTAAAAGGCCGACCATAAATTAGGCTTTAGTTGACATGTGAGAAACAACCGGTGCACCCCACACGTAAACTGCAAGTGAGAGATAGTATGAAGTGCTGCAGTGTGTCCAGGCCAAAGCCTCACTCACCCGACAGGAGTGGGAGGGCCAGCTGCTGCTTAGATCAGCTGGTAGATCTCTCGTGGTAACGCAGCTCTCAAATTATGTctgtctcccttttttctctgccCTTTTCCTTCCGTCTTtctctgatttatttttttaccccCCATCCAAAACACATTGTGGCCAACAATCAGGAAGTAAAATAGGCCATTAAGTATCATTAGTGGAAAAGGGCGATTGTTAATGAGTTTGTCAGCACTGATTAGGTGCTGCCCATTGCATAGTTCCAGCCAGTGATTAATTTAGGAACGGACATGATTAATGAAATTGGAGCATTTCTGAGACCTGCCAGTCTTACCCACCTCTTTTTGGGATATTAAACCCAGAGGAACTTGAAGTTGCTCTCAGAAGTGGGTTGCGTTTGCTGCCAGAGCAGTGGCTCACTACACCCGCTCCTAGTTCTGTTCTGCCTGGTAGTGCATTTGGAATGATTCAATTAGTTTTGAATGGCTGGAAATCAGGCCTTCTCTgctcattctttttttattgttagAGGTATGTAAGGTTTTGGCAAGGTTGCGCTCTCCTTCACTGTATTGGAATTGGGAGAACTGAACAGGGttttgtaaagtgtgactcCAGTGAGTAATCTTCTGAAGGAGGTGTCAGACATggctggtgtctggtgtctttAACATGCGAAAATGACGATGTGTGGAGTTATTACGTCTGAcaccttctttctttccctctttctgacTGTGGTTCCTCCAGAAAACCCAGGATAAATTCACAGCTTGTGGCCCAGCAGGTGGCTCAGCAGTTCGCCACACCTCCGCCACccaaaaaggagaggagggagcggACAGACCGGGACCGACACGATCTTGACCTGCATGACGACGAGCACCTGGACACGGACCACTCTGACTCAGACCGCCTCAGCAGCATCCACCCGGACAGTGACACTGCTGAGCGCCCCCATCGCATGGAGGAGCTTGCGGACAGGGAGCGGAGGCTGGAGCACCTTGGGCTGGAGCGGGGTAGGGAGGTGGCCAGGGGTCGTGCGGAGCAGGACAGACAGCTGCCGGAGCGGGACAGACAGCAGCCGGAGCGAGACAGACAGCTGCCGGAGCGGGACAGACAGCAGCCGGAGCGGGACAGACAGCAGCCGGAGCGGGACAGACAGCTGCCGGAGCGGGACAGACAGCTGCCGGAGCGGGACAGACAGCTGCCGGAGCGGGACAGACAGCTCCCGGAGCGGGACAGACAGCAGCCGGAGCGGGACAGACAGCTCCCGGAGCGGGACAGACAGCTCCCGGAGCGGGACAGACAGCTGCCGGAGCGAGCTTGGCCTGACAGGGAGAGCCCCATCCCGGTAGGACTGGAGAAGGTGCGGCCCAACAAGGCCCACACACTGCACCCGGAGCGGCGGAGCTCAGCCGGATCAGAGGTGCCAGAGCAGGAGCCTGAGAGAGCGTGTCTGGTCAGGGATCCGCTCAAGAAGGACAAGACCGAAAAGGACAAGGTGGAAAAGGAGCCTGCCAAGCACAGCGATGCCGTGAAGGGGGCCCCTGTGCTCATCAAAAAGCCCAcagccaaaaaaacaaagtaTGTGCTTATTAATCACTTCTTCAAAAGAAAAAGCAGAAAGCTTGTTTAAACTAGTACCAAGCCATTCTAAAGAGAAGTATGCAGACTGATAAAGCTGTTAGCACTGCTATGAACAAATAGAAATATTGACAGCTAAACTCACTTTCCTTTCACTGACTATGTAAAAATAATGGCATAAAAAAGGCAATGAAACTCTAGAGTTATATCAATCAAGTACTAACTGGCCAGGGGCCATAGAAAATATATTTTGGATGTGTTTGAATCTATAAAATGGTTTTGCCCCAGGTGTTCTCATTTcaaagtctctccctctcccaattTGTATCTCCACATCTAGACCCAGGTTAAATAAGAAAGGCATACCAAGTGAGAAGAATAGTGTGAAATCGGGGAAGTCAGCGGCAAAGAAGAATAACAACCGTCTCCTCTCCCGGTAGGTCCCCCATTAGTAATCATGTTGATTTATGTTATCATTTATTTGCTGTGGACCCCCATCCACCCACCTCCCCCTGAACATGGGTGTAATGACTCTGATGACAATCAAGCAGGGCTCTGCTTCACTGACATGAACTGTTTCCAGACATATCTCcagcacattttcattcacttcAAAACCCAAAGTTTAGTTGGGAAATTTGTCGCAGATTTTCCCAAACCTTCTTTAGACCAAATAACGAAGAACATGTTCACAAACGATGGGAGGTGATGCCACCATAAGGATGTATAACTCTTGTTCTTTTTGCTCCAATGGGGGTACCAATGTTTTGCATGTCTTACTTCAGATATGCATGGACTTTTCTTTACTTGTCCTCTTGTTCTTCCCATGTGCATCAGACCCAAGCTGAAGAACATTGACAGAAGCAGTGCTCAGCAGTTGGCCATCACTGTCGGCAACGTGACGGTCATCATCACGGACTTTAAGGAGAAGACGCGCTCTTCTTCCACTTCCTCGTCCACAGTCACCTCCAGCGTAGGCTCGGACCTGCAGAACCACACGTCCGGTTCCGAGAGCACTGACCGGAACTCATCCCGCGCCTCCACCCCCAGAGGAGAGCTCGCCACCAGGCACGAAGAAACGCACTGAGCGGGGGCTGGCCCCCATGCCGGTTCCACAACCCTTAGTATGAGCCCCTGCGCACACGGCTGACTAAGGCACTCCCATGTGATGGAGCAGCAGGACCACGAGGAATGGAAGGGAGTGGGTGGCTGATTCTGTGATGACATTCAAGCTCTGTATCCTTGCCATGCTCCCCTTGCCGTGGAGTCGACTTTTCAACATTATCTTTTGTGGAAAAAACAAGGAGGATGACTGTGTACTTTTAAGCCTTATCCTTGCCAAATGTGTTTTATTACTTGCTGTGGCTTTAGGCACATTTGTTTTCCTGGGAGGACGGGAGAAACTGGAGGAGGGATTCTCTGCCAGTTTTATAAATATGTAAGCTGGTTAAGTAGTCGTTTGTGTGGCTCTGTGCAATCTCAACACATCTGCTATGTCCATCAGGGAAAGTGTGACCTCTTGTTCGTTTCATCATATAATTAATTTTATCGTGTAATAAAAAATGCCATCCGAGTGAACACATCAGCCGGTTTGCATTGTTTTGGTCTTCAGGAGACGAGGCAAAAGCTGGTCCCTCTAATTTAGCTCACTCTTATGTGATGTGTATTTGCTCAgaaataaatgtatattattGCTATCTGTGCAtcttattgttattttttaaaaacaaggacaacttattttattttagcgTCAATACAGTGTTGTCCTTGGTATGAAAGACGATAGCATTTTCTCCTAAATATATTGAAATCATGACGTTCTGTGTATTTTACAGCTGTTATTTATTGAATGATCAAAGaaaccatatatatatacactcactaGTTGTCTTTTGAAATAACAATGAAAATTTTGAAATAAAGAATGCATTATGCTAAGTTAACTTGCGTGATTCTGAGTCAGTTTGTGAATCTTTTGTGAATCTGCATTTTGAAGACATATTTTTACTATCTTCTTCAACTACCTTGATATCATTCTGTATTTGCTTAGCAACATTATACCCTGTAAGCAACTTACAGATGTATATAATGTGTTCAGGTGGTGAAGAGTTGTTAAAAATCAGCAACTCTAGTTGAATGATATTTTTGATATTATTGAATAAAAGAGCCTTTTAATACCACTCAATAAGAGTCATTTTCTACTTAAAATGTTGTATGTTACATTAAATAGAATGACTCGCATTGTTTCACATCTGCAGGGA encodes the following:
- the rybpa gene encoding RING1 and YY1-binding protein A isoform X1, yielding MGDKKSPTRPKRHAKPSADDGFWDCSVCTFKNSAEAFKCSMCDVRKGTSTRKPRINSQLVAQQVAQQFATPPPPKKERRERTDRDRHDLDLHDDEHLDTDHSDSDRLSSIHPDSDTAERPHRMEELADRERRLEHLGLERGREVARGRAEQDRQLPERDRQQPERDRQLPERDRQQPERDRQQPERDRQLPERDRQLPERDRQLPERDRQLPERDRQQPERDRQLPERDRQLPERDRQLPERAWPDRESPIPVGLEKVRPNKAHTLHPERRSSAGSEVPEQEPERACLVRDPLKKDKTEKDKVEKEPAKHSDAVKGAPVLIKKPTAKKTKPRLNKKGIPSEKNSVKSGKSAAKKNNNRLLSRPKLKNIDRSSAQQLAITVGNVTVIITDFKEKTRSSSTSSSTVTSSVGSDLQNHTSGSESTDRNSSRASTPRGELATRHEETH
- the rybpa gene encoding RING1 and YY1-binding protein A isoform X2; its protein translation is MGDKKSPTRKPRINSQLVAQQVAQQFATPPPPKKERRERTDRDRHDLDLHDDEHLDTDHSDSDRLSSIHPDSDTAERPHRMEELADRERRLEHLGLERGREVARGRAEQDRQLPERDRQQPERDRQLPERDRQQPERDRQQPERDRQLPERDRQLPERDRQLPERDRQLPERDRQQPERDRQLPERDRQLPERDRQLPERAWPDRESPIPVGLEKVRPNKAHTLHPERRSSAGSEVPEQEPERACLVRDPLKKDKTEKDKVEKEPAKHSDAVKGAPVLIKKPTAKKTKPRLNKKGIPSEKNSVKSGKSAAKKNNNRLLSRPKLKNIDRSSAQQLAITVGNVTVIITDFKEKTRSSSTSSSTVTSSVGSDLQNHTSGSESTDRNSSRASTPRGELATRHEETH